One genomic segment of Protaetiibacter intestinalis includes these proteins:
- the trpC gene encoding indole-3-glycerol phosphate synthase TrpC, which translates to MLSELVAGALADASDRRAARSLAEVEADALAAPAPRDAHAALAPAERVKIIAEVKRASPSRGSLAEIRDPAGLAVSYQTGGASAISVLTEQRRFGGSLDDLRDVRAAVELPVLRKDFIAEPYQVFEARAAGADLVLLIVAALEQPVLAELHELIGQLGMTALVEAHSASEVERALEIGAGVVGVNARDLSTFQLDRDLFGTLADSIPAGVIRVAESAVSSPADVAHYRASGADVVLIGEALVTGDDPVATLETFLAAG; encoded by the coding sequence GTGCTCTCGGAACTCGTCGCCGGGGCCCTCGCGGACGCCTCGGACCGTCGCGCTGCCCGCAGTCTCGCCGAGGTCGAGGCGGATGCGCTGGCCGCGCCCGCGCCGCGTGACGCCCATGCGGCGCTCGCGCCCGCCGAGCGCGTCAAGATCATCGCCGAGGTGAAACGTGCGAGCCCCTCGCGCGGTTCGCTCGCCGAGATCCGCGATCCCGCGGGCCTCGCCGTCTCGTACCAGACCGGTGGGGCGAGCGCGATCAGCGTGCTCACCGAGCAGCGCCGCTTCGGCGGATCGCTCGACGACCTGCGCGACGTGCGCGCGGCCGTCGAGCTGCCCGTGCTGCGCAAGGACTTCATCGCCGAGCCGTACCAGGTGTTCGAGGCGCGCGCCGCGGGTGCCGACCTCGTGCTGCTCATCGTGGCCGCGCTCGAGCAGCCCGTGCTCGCGGAGCTCCACGAGCTCATCGGCCAGCTCGGCATGACGGCGCTCGTCGAGGCGCACTCGGCGTCCGAGGTCGAGCGCGCGCTCGAGATCGGTGCGGGTGTCGTGGGCGTCAACGCGCGCGACCTGTCGACGTTCCAGCTCGACCGCGACCTGTTCGGCACGCTCGCCGACTCGATCCCGGCGGGCGTCATCCGGGTGGCCGAGTCGGCCGTGTCCTCGCCTGCCGACGTGGCCCACTACCGCGCCTCGGGTGCCGACGTCGTGCTCATCGGCGAGGCGCTCGTGACGGGAGACGACCCGGTCGCCACCCTCGAGACCTTCCTGGCGGCGGGATGA
- a CDS encoding DUF6704 family protein has protein sequence MTDLHDPGHGHSPAAWVAVIIMLVAFAAGTLFFWFDMPALVWASAGLLVVGLIVGWVLAKLGYGVKGPKYVAKVHD, from the coding sequence GTGACCGACCTGCACGATCCCGGACACGGCCACTCGCCCGCCGCGTGGGTCGCGGTGATCATCATGCTCGTCGCCTTCGCGGCCGGCACGCTGTTCTTCTGGTTCGACATGCCGGCCCTGGTGTGGGCGTCGGCCGGGCTGCTCGTGGTGGGTCTCATCGTCGGGTGGGTGCTCGCGAAGCTCGGCTACGGCGTCAAGGGCCCCAAGTACGTCGCGAAGGTGCACGACTAG
- a CDS encoding Trp biosynthesis-associated membrane protein has translation MSGSRLRGMLLAASAVLAGLVLLAWSQPWFTFTFTAASGDPAPLQVGGDVAASGLAPLALTVLAVVAALALAGPVFRAVFGVLEALVGAAIVAVCAVTLGDPVASSASAITEVTGESGHEAVAALVASTSTTAWPTVAIVLGVLVALVGALVVVTGRRWPVAGRRYSRTRTEAVASDPIAEWDALSDGDDPTAPSR, from the coding sequence ATGTCGGGATCCCGTCTGCGGGGGATGCTGCTCGCCGCGAGCGCCGTGCTCGCCGGGCTCGTGCTGCTGGCCTGGTCGCAGCCGTGGTTCACCTTCACGTTCACGGCCGCGAGCGGCGATCCGGCCCCGCTGCAGGTCGGGGGAGACGTGGCGGCCTCGGGCCTCGCGCCGCTCGCGCTCACCGTGCTCGCGGTGGTCGCGGCGCTCGCCCTCGCGGGACCGGTGTTCCGCGCGGTGTTCGGCGTGCTCGAGGCGCTCGTGGGCGCCGCGATCGTCGCCGTGTGCGCGGTGACCCTCGGCGACCCGGTCGCCTCCTCCGCCTCGGCGATCACCGAGGTCACCGGGGAGAGCGGGCACGAGGCGGTCGCGGCGCTCGTCGCCTCCACGAGCACGACCGCGTGGCCGACGGTCGCGATCGTGCTGGGTGTGCTCGTCGCGCTCGTCGGTGCGCTCGTGGTCGTCACGGGCCGTCGGTGGCCCGTCGCGGGGCGGCGGTACAGCCGCACCCGCACCGAGGCCGTCGCATCCGACCCCATCGCGGAGTGGGACGCGCTGAGCGACGGCGACGACCCCACCGCGCCCTCCCGCTAG
- a CDS encoding anthranilate synthase component I gives MTTTTRAEFDAAVAAGHRVVPVLRELFADGETPVGVYRKVADGKPGTFLLESAEQGGIWSRWSFVGAGSLGVLTQLRDDDGDRAVWLDYGLDAARALGAEAPSAPLEALARLYDRWSTPPLPGHPPLTGGLVGFIGWEAVRQLEHLPEVPPAEVPIPGQALAFVSELVALDHRTGTATLIAAVLNDGATTPDASWADAQERLDALQHALAQPSAAQLAQVDLTVAPEPRARIAAEAFQASVVRSKDFIRDGDVFQVVISQRFDHELAASPLEVYRVLRVLNPSPYMYLLSLETPAGEPYAIVGSSPEALVKVQHGRVFTHPIAGSRPRGETPERDVELADELLADPKEQAEHLMLVDLARNDLSRVCAAGTVEVTEFMQVERFSHIMHLVSSVEGDLRADATAIDAFRATFPAGTLSGAPKPRALEIIDELEVAQRGLYGGVVGYFDLAGDADLAIAIRTATLVGDTAYVQAGAGLVADSDPASEHLEAQNKAAAPLRAVAIANAMRRIG, from the coding sequence GTGACCACCACCACGCGCGCCGAGTTCGACGCCGCCGTCGCCGCCGGGCACCGGGTCGTGCCGGTGCTGCGCGAGCTCTTCGCCGACGGCGAGACGCCGGTGGGCGTCTACCGGAAGGTCGCGGACGGCAAGCCCGGCACCTTCCTGCTCGAGTCGGCCGAGCAGGGCGGCATCTGGTCGCGCTGGTCGTTCGTGGGTGCCGGCTCCCTCGGGGTGCTCACCCAGCTGCGGGACGACGACGGCGACCGCGCCGTCTGGCTCGACTACGGGCTGGATGCCGCCCGCGCGCTCGGCGCGGAGGCCCCGTCCGCGCCGCTCGAGGCTCTCGCCCGGCTCTACGACCGCTGGAGCACCCCGCCGCTGCCCGGTCATCCGCCGCTCACGGGCGGGCTGGTCGGCTTCATCGGCTGGGAGGCGGTGCGCCAGCTCGAGCACCTGCCCGAGGTGCCGCCCGCCGAGGTGCCGATCCCGGGTCAGGCGCTCGCCTTCGTCTCGGAGCTCGTGGCCCTCGACCACCGCACGGGCACCGCGACGCTCATCGCCGCCGTGCTCAACGACGGCGCGACGACCCCGGATGCCTCCTGGGCCGACGCGCAGGAGCGGCTCGACGCGCTGCAGCACGCGCTCGCCCAGCCGAGCGCCGCCCAGCTCGCGCAGGTGGATCTGACGGTGGCTCCCGAGCCGCGCGCGCGCATCGCCGCCGAGGCCTTCCAGGCCTCCGTGGTGCGCTCGAAGGACTTCATCCGCGACGGCGACGTCTTCCAGGTGGTCATCTCGCAGCGTTTCGACCACGAGCTCGCCGCCTCGCCGCTCGAGGTGTACCGCGTGCTGCGGGTGCTCAATCCGAGCCCGTACATGTACCTGCTGAGCCTCGAGACGCCCGCGGGCGAGCCGTACGCGATCGTCGGCAGCTCGCCCGAGGCCCTCGTCAAGGTGCAGCACGGGCGCGTCTTCACGCATCCGATCGCCGGATCCCGCCCCCGCGGCGAGACCCCGGAGCGCGACGTCGAACTCGCCGACGAGCTGCTCGCCGACCCGAAGGAGCAGGCCGAGCACCTCATGCTCGTCGACCTGGCGCGCAACGACCTGTCGCGCGTCTGCGCGGCCGGCACGGTCGAGGTGACCGAGTTCATGCAGGTCGAGCGGTTCAGCCACATCATGCACCTCGTCTCGAGCGTCGAGGGCGACCTGCGCGCGGATGCCACGGCGATCGACGCGTTCCGGGCCACCTTCCCCGCGGGCACGCTCTCGGGCGCTCCGAAGCCCCGCGCGCTCGAGATCATCGACGAGCTGGAGGTCGCCCAGCGCGGCCTCTACGGCGGCGTGGTGGGCTACTTCGACCTCGCGGGGGATGCCGACCTGGCGATCGCGATCCGCACCGCGACGCTCGTGGGCGACACGGCGTACGTGCAGGCGGGTGCCGGGCTCGTGGCCGACTCCGACCCGGCGAGCGAGCACCTGGAGGCCCAGAACAAGGCGGCCGCGCCCCTGCGCGCCGTGGCGATCGCGAACGCGATGCGCCGGATCGGCTAG
- the hisI gene encoding phosphoribosyl-AMP cyclohydrolase, with translation MSTADTIDDTVARARFDADGLLPAIIQQHDTREVLMLGYMDAEALRRTLTEGRVTFWSRSRQEYWRKGDTSGNRQYVRAAALDCDGDTLLVQVEQLGPACHTGAHSCFDVDPLDPVIGESTENAS, from the coding sequence ATGAGCACCGCGGACACCATCGACGACACCGTGGCACGGGCGCGTTTCGACGCGGACGGCCTGCTGCCGGCGATCATCCAGCAGCACGACACCCGCGAGGTGCTCATGCTCGGCTACATGGACGCCGAGGCGCTGCGCCGCACCCTCACCGAGGGGCGCGTGACGTTCTGGTCCCGCAGCCGCCAGGAGTACTGGCGCAAGGGCGACACCTCCGGCAACCGCCAGTACGTGAGGGCCGCCGCGCTCGACTGCGACGGCGATACGCTGCTGGTCCAGGTCGAGCAGCTCGGTCCCGCCTGCCACACGGGCGCGCACAGCTGCTTCGACGTCGACCCGCTCGACCCCGTCATCGGAGAATCCACGGAGAACGCCTCGTGA
- the hisF gene encoding imidazole glycerol phosphate synthase subunit HisF — translation MSVVVRVIPCLDVAAGRVVKGVNFQGLRDAGDPVELAAKYFEQGADEITFLDVTATVEDRSTMYDTVTATAEQVFIPLTVGGGVRSTEDVARLLGHGADKVGVNSAALARPELIDEIADRFGAQVCVLSLDVKRTDRTASGFVVTTHGGRTETDRDALDWAREAIERGAGELLVNSIDADGTKAGFDLELVAAMRELSRVPVIASGGAGAARDFAPAVEAGADAVLAASVFHNGELTVGDVKHALGEAGIEVR, via the coding sequence ATGAGCGTCGTCGTCCGCGTCATCCCCTGTCTCGACGTGGCCGCCGGCCGCGTCGTCAAGGGCGTGAACTTCCAGGGGCTGCGCGACGCCGGGGACCCCGTCGAGCTCGCCGCGAAGTACTTCGAGCAGGGGGCCGACGAGATCACCTTCCTCGACGTCACCGCGACGGTCGAGGACCGCTCCACGATGTACGACACCGTCACCGCGACCGCCGAGCAGGTGTTCATCCCGCTCACGGTGGGCGGTGGCGTGCGTTCGACGGAGGATGTGGCCCGCCTGCTCGGGCACGGCGCCGACAAGGTGGGCGTCAACTCGGCCGCCCTCGCGCGCCCCGAGCTGATCGACGAGATCGCCGACCGCTTCGGCGCACAGGTGTGCGTGCTGTCGCTCGACGTCAAGCGCACCGACCGCACCGCCTCCGGTTTCGTCGTGACGACGCACGGCGGCCGCACGGAGACCGACCGCGACGCCCTCGACTGGGCGCGCGAGGCGATCGAGCGGGGCGCCGGCGAGCTGCTCGTGAACTCGATCGACGCCGACGGCACCAAGGCGGGCTTCGATCTGGAGCTCGTCGCCGCGATGCGGGAGCTCTCGCGCGTGCCGGTCATCGCGAGCGGGGGAGCGGGCGCCGCGCGCGACTTCGCGCCCGCGGTCGAGGCGGGCGCGGATGCCGTGCTCGCCGCATCCGTGTTCCACAACGGCGAGCTGACCGTCGGCGACGTCAAGCACGCCCTCGGCGAGGCGGGGATCGAGGTCAGATGA
- the hisG gene encoding ATP phosphoribosyltransferase codes for MLRIAVPNKGTLSETATSMLHEAGYATRRDPKELIVADPRNDVEFFYLRPRDIATYVGSGALDVGITGRDLLLDSHSAALEIDALDFGASTFRFAGPIGRYQTLQDLQGVRVATSYDALVRDFLEAEGVTATVVRLDGAVESAVRLGVADAVADVVETGSTLKKQGLEIFGPVILESSAVLIAAREEVPGLETLRRRIQGVIVAHQYVLIDYDLPAELIEQASAITPGLESPTVSPLRDTGWVAVRVMVPRTEMNHVMDELYAIGARAILVSAIHAARI; via the coding sequence ATGCTGAGAATCGCCGTGCCCAACAAGGGCACGCTGTCGGAGACCGCCACCTCGATGCTCCACGAGGCCGGCTACGCCACGCGCCGCGACCCGAAGGAGCTCATCGTCGCGGACCCGCGCAACGACGTCGAGTTCTTCTACCTGCGTCCCCGCGACATCGCCACCTACGTCGGCTCCGGCGCCCTCGACGTGGGCATCACGGGCCGCGACCTGCTGCTCGACTCGCACTCCGCCGCCCTCGAGATCGACGCGCTCGACTTCGGTGCCTCCACGTTCCGCTTCGCGGGTCCGATCGGCCGCTACCAGACCCTGCAGGACCTGCAGGGTGTGCGCGTCGCGACGAGCTACGACGCCCTGGTGCGCGACTTCCTCGAGGCCGAGGGTGTCACCGCCACGGTCGTGCGCCTCGACGGCGCGGTCGAGTCGGCCGTCCGGCTCGGGGTCGCGGATGCCGTGGCCGACGTCGTCGAGACGGGCAGCACCCTGAAGAAGCAGGGGCTCGAGATCTTCGGCCCCGTCATCCTCGAGTCGAGCGCCGTGCTCATCGCCGCGCGCGAGGAGGTGCCGGGTCTCGAGACGCTGCGCCGCCGCATCCAGGGCGTCATCGTCGCCCACCAGTACGTGCTCATCGACTACGACCTGCCCGCGGAGCTCATCGAGCAGGCCTCGGCGATCACGCCGGGCCTCGAGTCGCCGACGGTGTCGCCGCTGCGCGACACCGGCTGGGTGGCGGTGCGCGTCATGGTGCCGCGCACCGAGATGAACCACGTCATGGACGAGCTCTACGCGATCGGCGCCCGCGCGATCCTGGTGAGCGCCATCCACGCCGCGAGGATCTGA
- a CDS encoding phosphoribosyl-ATP diphosphatase encodes MKTFDALFEELSAKAVARPEGSRTVQELDAGVHAIGKKIVEEAAEVWMAAEYQSDAETAEEISQLLYHLQVLMLAKGLTLEDVERHL; translated from the coding sequence GTGAAGACCTTCGACGCCCTCTTCGAGGAGCTCAGCGCCAAGGCCGTCGCGCGACCCGAGGGCTCGCGCACCGTCCAGGAGCTCGACGCGGGCGTGCACGCGATCGGCAAGAAGATCGTCGAGGAGGCCGCCGAGGTGTGGATGGCCGCCGAGTACCAGTCCGACGCCGAGACGGCGGAGGAGATCTCGCAGCTGCTCTACCACCTGCAGGTGCTCATGCTCGCGAAGGGTCTGACCCTCGAGGACGTCGAACGACATCTGTGA
- a CDS encoding FKBP-type peptidyl-prolyl cis-trans isomerase: MSDKTKPEIDFIEGPAPTELVITDLEVGDGAEATPGATVDVHYVGVDFETGEQFDASWDRGASIQFPLAGLIKGWQDGIPGMKVGGRRQLVVPPAQAYGPAGSGHRLGGRTLVFVIDLLGVR, encoded by the coding sequence ATGAGCGACAAGACCAAGCCCGAGATCGACTTCATCGAGGGCCCCGCGCCCACCGAGCTCGTCATCACCGACCTCGAGGTCGGCGACGGCGCGGAGGCCACCCCCGGCGCGACCGTCGACGTGCACTACGTGGGCGTCGACTTCGAGACGGGCGAGCAGTTCGACGCCAGCTGGGATCGCGGCGCCTCGATCCAGTTCCCGCTCGCCGGGCTCATCAAGGGCTGGCAGGACGGCATCCCGGGCATGAAGGTCGGCGGACGCCGCCAGCTCGTCGTTCCGCCCGCGCAGGCCTACGGCCCCGCCGGTTCCGGTCACCGCCTCGGCGGCCGCACCCTCGTCTTCGTGATCGACCTCCTCGGCGTCCGCTAG
- the rpe gene encoding ribulose-phosphate 3-epimerase: MSSGPRIQPSILAADWANIQHEVERIHAADGVHVDVMDNHFVPNLTFGPQMVEAVQRVSPIPLDVHLMISDADRWAPGYAELGVFSVTFHAEASLDPAALARRIRGIGARASLALKPGTAVEPYLELLPEFDQVLVMTVEPGFGGQSFMADMMPKLRALRAAAERHGIDLWLQVDGGIALDTIGIAAEAGADTFVAGSSVYGAADVDAAIAGLREAASAAHAH; encoded by the coding sequence GTGAGTTCCGGACCCCGCATCCAGCCGAGCATCCTCGCCGCCGACTGGGCGAACATCCAGCACGAGGTCGAGCGCATCCACGCGGCCGACGGGGTGCACGTCGACGTCATGGACAACCACTTCGTGCCGAACCTCACCTTCGGCCCGCAGATGGTCGAGGCCGTGCAGCGCGTCTCCCCGATCCCGCTCGACGTGCACCTCATGATCTCGGATGCCGACCGCTGGGCGCCCGGCTACGCGGAGCTCGGCGTGTTCTCCGTCACCTTCCACGCCGAGGCGAGCCTCGACCCGGCGGCCCTGGCCCGGCGCATCCGCGGGATCGGCGCGCGCGCCTCGCTCGCCCTCAAGCCCGGCACCGCCGTCGAGCCGTACCTCGAGCTGCTGCCCGAGTTCGACCAGGTGCTCGTGATGACGGTCGAGCCCGGCTTCGGCGGGCAGAGCTTCATGGCCGACATGATGCCGAAGCTGCGCGCCCTGCGTGCGGCCGCGGAGCGCCACGGCATCGACCTCTGGCTGCAGGTCGACGGCGGCATCGCCCTCGACACCATCGGCATCGCGGCCGAGGCGGGCGCCGACACCTTCGTCGCCGGCTCCTCGGTCTACGGCGCCGCCGACGTGGACGCCGCGATCGCGGGCCTGCGCGAGGCGGCATCCGCCGCGCACGCGCACTAG
- a CDS encoding RsmB/NOP family class I SAM-dependent RNA methyltransferase, giving the protein MSRIQPARRVAAEVLAAVRESDAYANLLLPARIREAQLNPADAGFATELVYGTLRMQGYYDRVLELAARRPAGRIDPPVLDVLRLGAHQLLGMRVAAHAVLDESVELVRRARKSSAAGFVNGVLRTVSRETPESWRERAVAGLSGSARLAVASSHPEWVVDALRDALALEGAEGELEALLAADNDAPRVALVALPGLADATRLEAEGLAPGEVSPLAVRSGGGDPARLPEVAAGRVRVQDEGSQLAALALSRARPIAAGERWLDLCAGPGGKAALLAAEAAAAGAHLVANELVPARAGLVRNAVRVFGDGADAPEVVEGDGRRFGEAGERFDRILLDAPCTGLGALRRRPEARWRKSPDDLAALVALQAQLLDAAVAALAPGGVLAYVTCSPHPAETREQVRAALARHPELRTLDTPAALERVARRSLGLPAADSAQLWPHRHGTDAMFVQLLTRVEA; this is encoded by the coding sequence ATGAGCCGCATCCAGCCCGCGCGGCGGGTGGCCGCCGAGGTGCTCGCGGCGGTGCGTGAGAGCGACGCCTACGCGAACCTGCTGCTGCCCGCGCGCATCCGGGAGGCGCAGCTGAACCCCGCCGACGCCGGCTTCGCGACCGAGCTGGTCTACGGCACGTTGCGCATGCAGGGCTACTACGACCGCGTGCTCGAGCTGGCGGCCCGCCGTCCCGCGGGCCGTATCGACCCGCCCGTGCTCGACGTGCTGCGGCTCGGGGCGCACCAGCTGCTGGGGATGCGGGTGGCCGCGCACGCGGTGCTCGACGAGTCGGTCGAGCTCGTGCGCCGCGCGCGCAAGTCCTCGGCCGCGGGATTCGTGAACGGCGTGCTGCGGACGGTGAGCCGCGAGACCCCCGAATCCTGGCGCGAGCGGGCGGTCGCGGGGCTCTCGGGATCGGCGCGCCTCGCGGTCGCATCCTCGCATCCGGAGTGGGTCGTCGACGCGCTGCGCGACGCCCTCGCGCTCGAGGGGGCGGAGGGCGAGCTCGAGGCGTTGCTCGCGGCCGACAACGACGCCCCGCGGGTGGCGCTCGTCGCGCTCCCCGGTCTCGCGGATGCCACCCGGCTCGAGGCGGAGGGCCTCGCCCCGGGCGAGGTGTCGCCGCTCGCCGTGCGCTCGGGCGGCGGCGACCCGGCCCGGCTGCCCGAGGTGGCCGCCGGTCGCGTGCGCGTGCAGGACGAGGGCTCCCAGCTCGCGGCGCTCGCGCTCAGCCGCGCCCGGCCGATCGCGGCGGGGGAGCGCTGGCTCGACCTCTGCGCCGGCCCCGGCGGCAAGGCGGCGCTGTTGGCCGCGGAGGCGGCCGCCGCGGGTGCGCACCTCGTGGCGAACGAGCTCGTGCCGGCGCGTGCGGGCCTCGTCCGCAACGCCGTGCGCGTCTTCGGCGACGGTGCGGACGCGCCCGAGGTGGTCGAGGGCGACGGGCGACGCTTCGGGGAGGCGGGGGAGCGCTTCGACCGCATCCTGCTCGACGCGCCGTGCACGGGCCTCGGGGCACTCCGCCGTCGGCCCGAGGCGCGCTGGCGCAAGTCGCCCGACGACCTCGCCGCCCTCGTCGCGCTGCAGGCGCAACTGCTCGACGCGGCCGTCGCGGCCCTCGCGCCGGGGGGTGTGCTCGCCTACGTGACCTGCTCGCCGCATCCGGCCGAGACGCGCGAGCAGGTGCGGGCCGCGCTCGCGCGGCACCCGGAGCTGCGCACCCTCGACACCCCGGCCGCGCTCGAGCGCGTCGCGCGGCGTTCGCTCGGGCTGCCGGCGGCCGACTCGGCGCAGTTGTGGCCGCATCGCCACGGGACCGACGCGATGTTCGTGCAACTGCTCACTAGGGTCGAAGCGTGA
- the fmt gene encoding methionyl-tRNA formyltransferase: MRLIFAGSPAAAVPSLRALLDSRHEVVAVVTREDAPQGRKRVLTPTPVAELAEEAGIRVIKANRLATVTAELLALEADLGVVVAYGGLIREPVLSAPRHGWINLHFSLLPRWRGAAPVQRAVMAGDAETGAAVFQLVEELDAGPVFAMERATVGRVQTAGHLLEALSVSGARLLVGVVDAIEDGTATAIPQEGEVTLAPKLTLDDGRIDWTLPVARVDALIRGVTPEPGATTLLDGERFKIHEAAIAHGAAQLPPGALAQRGKAVHVGTGDEPLELRTVQPAGKRAMPAADWWRGRPAGATSVFG, encoded by the coding sequence ATGCGCCTGATCTTCGCGGGGAGCCCCGCCGCCGCCGTGCCGAGCCTGCGGGCGCTGCTCGACTCGCGCCACGAGGTGGTCGCGGTGGTGACACGGGAGGACGCACCACAGGGGCGCAAGCGCGTGCTCACGCCGACGCCCGTCGCCGAGCTCGCGGAGGAGGCGGGCATCCGGGTCATCAAGGCCAACCGGCTCGCGACCGTCACGGCTGAGCTGCTCGCCCTCGAGGCGGACCTCGGCGTCGTGGTGGCCTACGGGGGCCTCATCCGCGAACCCGTGCTGAGCGCCCCGCGGCACGGCTGGATCAACCTGCACTTCTCGCTGCTGCCGCGCTGGCGGGGCGCCGCTCCCGTGCAGCGCGCCGTCATGGCGGGCGACGCCGAGACGGGCGCCGCCGTCTTCCAGCTCGTGGAGGAGCTGGACGCCGGCCCCGTGTTCGCGATGGAGCGCGCCACCGTCGGACGCGTGCAGACCGCCGGCCACCTGCTCGAAGCGCTGAGCGTCTCCGGCGCCCGCCTGCTCGTGGGCGTCGTCGACGCGATCGAGGACGGCACCGCCACCGCGATCCCGCAGGAGGGCGAGGTGACGCTCGCGCCGAAGCTCACCCTCGACGACGGCCGCATCGACTGGACGCTGCCCGTCGCCCGTGTCGACGCGCTCATCCGCGGGGTGACCCCCGAGCCGGGCGCGACGACCCTCCTCGACGGGGAGCGCTTCAAGATCCACGAGGCCGCGATCGCCCACGGCGCCGCGCAGCTGCCACCGGGAGCCCTGGCGCAGCGCGGCAAGGCGGTGCACGTGGGAACGGGCGACGAGCCGCTCGAGCTGCGAACCGTGCAGCCGGCCGGCAAGCGCGCCATGCCCGCCGCCGACTGGTGGCGCGGACGCCCCGCCGGCGCCACCTCGGTGTTCGGATGA